A single genomic interval of Rhodoligotrophos appendicifer harbors:
- a CDS encoding cobyric acid synthase: MAAIMFQGTGSNVGKSLIVAGLARAFANRGKSVIPFKPQNMSNNAAVTVDGGEIGRAQALQAKAARKPLSVHMNPVLLKPQSDIGSQIVVQGKVWGNATAKQYQALKSQLMPAVMDSFALVQAQADLVLVEGAGSASEINLRQDDIANMGFARASNTPVVLVGDIDRGGVIASLVGTRSVIDPLDARLIKGFIVNKMRGDRSLFDAGMRAISKASGWPALGLVPYFTRAKFLPAEDAFELEQRLSASARPAKLTIAVIMLPRISNFDDLDPLIAEPDVNLVFLKPGEVLPICDVVILPGSKSTISDLAELFEHGWDIDIKAHVRRGGRVLGICGGFQMLGREVRDPEGTEGPITHIEGLGLFDCVTVLRGEKLLREVEGLDLKDGVPFKGYEMHIGETRFDVPPDRFLKFSDGREDGAVSAHGRVQGTYVHGLFAHDGFRMAWLQSLGQAPEPRSHEAEVDAVLDELAAHLEEHMDIDQILKLAR; this comes from the coding sequence ATGGCCGCGATCATGTTCCAGGGCACCGGATCCAATGTTGGAAAATCGTTGATTGTGGCCGGATTGGCGAGAGCGTTCGCCAATCGGGGCAAAAGCGTAATCCCCTTCAAGCCGCAGAATATGTCGAACAATGCAGCCGTTACCGTGGACGGCGGAGAAATCGGCAGGGCGCAAGCTCTACAGGCAAAAGCGGCGCGTAAGCCATTGTCTGTGCACATGAACCCCGTTCTGCTGAAACCGCAAAGCGATATTGGCTCTCAAATTGTCGTTCAAGGAAAAGTGTGGGGGAACGCGACTGCGAAGCAATACCAGGCTTTGAAGAGTCAACTCATGCCGGCGGTCATGGATAGCTTCGCGCTGGTGCAAGCTCAGGCGGATCTCGTCCTCGTTGAAGGTGCGGGCAGCGCATCTGAAATCAACCTTCGTCAGGACGACATCGCCAATATGGGCTTTGCACGCGCGAGCAATACGCCGGTGGTGCTGGTTGGCGATATCGATCGCGGTGGCGTCATTGCCAGCCTCGTCGGGACCAGATCAGTCATCGACCCGCTGGATGCGCGACTGATCAAAGGATTCATCGTCAATAAGATGAGGGGAGACCGTAGTCTTTTCGATGCTGGGATGCGCGCAATCTCCAAGGCATCAGGATGGCCAGCGCTAGGGCTCGTTCCCTACTTTACCAGAGCGAAATTCCTTCCGGCGGAGGATGCCTTTGAACTCGAGCAGAGGCTGTCTGCATCGGCAAGGCCAGCGAAGCTCACCATCGCGGTGATCATGCTGCCTAGGATTTCGAATTTTGACGATCTCGACCCTTTGATCGCCGAACCTGATGTTAATCTCGTCTTTCTGAAGCCAGGGGAGGTGCTCCCCATTTGTGATGTTGTCATCCTGCCGGGATCAAAATCCACGATCTCCGACCTCGCGGAGCTCTTCGAACACGGTTGGGATATCGACATCAAAGCTCATGTCAGGCGCGGCGGCCGGGTGCTGGGAATTTGTGGCGGCTTTCAAATGCTTGGCCGGGAAGTCAGGGATCCAGAGGGGACGGAGGGTCCGATCACCCATATTGAGGGGCTGGGTCTGTTTGACTGCGTAACGGTTCTTAGGGGAGAAAAGCTGCTCAGGGAGGTGGAGGGGCTCGATCTTAAGGATGGCGTCCCATTCAAGGGTTACGAGATGCATATCGGCGAGACCCGCTTCGACGTTCCCCCTGATCGATTTTTGAAGTTCAGTGACGGGCGGGAGGACGGCGCAGTCTCTGCTCACGGTCGAGTGCAGGGAACATATGTGCACGGATTGTTTGCGCATGACGGCTTTCGGATGGCATGGCTTCAGTCTCTTGGACAGGCTCCGGAGCCTCGTTCCCATGAGGCAGAGGTGGATGCAGTTCTGGACGAACTCGCGGCCCATCTCGAGGAACATATGGACATTGATCAGATCCTCAAGCTTGCCAGGTGA
- the cobO gene encoding cob(I)yrinic acid a,c-diamide adenosyltransferase — protein MNTFTDADRHKAKMAKRKAIQDAEVASKTIAEKGLLIVHTGPGKGKSTAAFGLALRMMGNGGRVGVVQFIKGAWSTGEREMLTHFRDLIEWHSMGEGFTWETQDRGRDIAAAQAAWDQAVALMKDQTIRLLILDELNIVLRYDYLALAPILTALTERRADLHVVVTGRNAPKDLVDMADLVTEMGQVKHHFAAGVKAQAGIEF, from the coding sequence GTGAACACATTTACCGATGCGGATCGCCATAAGGCAAAGATGGCAAAGCGCAAGGCGATCCAGGATGCGGAGGTTGCGTCCAAGACGATTGCTGAAAAAGGCCTTCTGATCGTTCACACGGGTCCGGGGAAAGGAAAATCGACTGCGGCATTCGGCCTGGCTCTCAGAATGATGGGGAATGGCGGCCGGGTCGGGGTGGTGCAGTTTATCAAAGGCGCTTGGTCGACTGGCGAGCGGGAGATGTTGACCCATTTTCGAGACCTCATCGAGTGGCACTCCATGGGGGAAGGGTTCACCTGGGAGACCCAGGACAGAGGGCGTGACATTGCTGCGGCTCAGGCTGCATGGGACCAAGCGGTGGCTCTCATGAAGGACCAAACCATCAGGCTGCTTATCCTGGACGAGCTCAACATCGTTCTTCGGTATGACTATCTGGCTCTCGCTCCCATCCTGACGGCGCTAACTGAACGGCGGGCGGATCTCCACGTTGTGGTGACGGGGCGCAATGCTCCGAAGGACCTCGTGGACATGGCTGATCTCGTCACCGAGATGGGGCAGGTGAAGCATCATTTCGCGGCGGGTGTAAAAGCACAGGCTGGAATCGAGTTCTAA
- the cobU gene encoding bifunctional adenosylcobinamide kinase/adenosylcobinamide-phosphate guanylyltransferase — protein sequence MQVANLLLTLVLGGARSGKSTYAEKLVQDSPAPWCYLATAEAADHEMQTRIDQHRSRRGAGWITLEAPVDLALAVRSVPLTQAVLVDCLTLWLTNLMLGNHRLEKAYGDLEGALKAREAPTVLVSNEVGLGIVPDNALARSFRDEAGRLNQRMAAIADQVILLVAGLPMKVK from the coding sequence TTGCAAGTTGCAAACCTCCTCCTCACGCTTGTGCTCGGTGGTGCCCGTTCGGGCAAGAGCACTTATGCGGAAAAGTTGGTCCAGGACTCGCCAGCGCCGTGGTGCTATTTGGCGACTGCTGAGGCAGCAGACCACGAGATGCAGACACGGATAGATCAACATCGGTCGAGGCGAGGAGCAGGCTGGATCACTTTGGAGGCGCCAGTCGATCTGGCATTGGCCGTTCGATCAGTCCCTCTCACCCAAGCCGTCCTCGTGGATTGTCTGACCTTGTGGCTCACTAATCTGATGTTAGGAAATCATCGCCTCGAAAAGGCTTACGGGGATTTGGAGGGGGCGCTCAAGGCTCGAGAAGCACCCACGGTGCTTGTATCTAATGAGGTCGGGCTGGGGATCGTCCCCGACAATGCGCTAGCGAGATCCTTTCGCGACGAAGCGGGCCGGCTCAATCAACGAATGGCAGCGATCGCGGACCAGGTCATTCTTCTGGTGGCGGGTCTTCCAATGAAAGTCAAATGA
- a CDS encoding DUF1636 domain-containing protein: MPPRATGDEGLHQKVTKAKLHICVTCKSSLPADAEAKNAVGRQLYEAMRSLAGDFGDDAPVEVRPVACLANCDHACSASISATGKWTYLLRDLNAEMAADLMTYCETYQRSETGNVFRSRRPSSMHSSIAGRVPSTGMILPNTEFTE; the protein is encoded by the coding sequence ATGCCACCCCGAGCGACCGGCGATGAAGGGCTGCATCAGAAAGTGACCAAAGCGAAACTCCATATTTGCGTGACCTGCAAATCGTCGCTCCCGGCTGACGCTGAGGCAAAGAATGCTGTCGGCCGTCAGCTTTATGAAGCAATGCGCTCTCTTGCCGGTGATTTCGGAGACGACGCGCCAGTGGAAGTGCGCCCGGTGGCATGCTTGGCAAATTGTGATCACGCCTGCTCGGCAAGCATATCCGCCACGGGAAAGTGGACCTATCTCCTGCGCGACCTGAATGCGGAGATGGCTGCGGATCTGATGACCTATTGTGAAACCTATCAGCGGTCGGAGACGGGCAACGTGTTTAGGTCTCGAAGACCGTCTTCAATGCACAGCTCGATCGCCGGAAGAGTGCCTTCCACGGGAATGATCTTGCCGAACACGGAGTTTACCGAATGA
- the cobW gene encoding cobalamin biosynthesis protein CobW, with product MNILAEKIPTTVITGFLGAGKTTLVRHLLENAGGRRLALIVNEFGTVGVDGEILRGCGITSCPEENIVELSNGCLCCTVADEFLPTMEALLNRSEPPEHILIETSGLALPKPLLKAFDWPTVRSRITVDGVIAVVDGPAVAEGRFADDPEAIALQRQADDSLDHDNPLEEVYEDQINAADLIIINKIDLMDEATLSRVKSEIASATPRAIKILTTTESKVDVAILLGMGAGVEDDLAARPSHHDGLDDHEHDDFDSFILTVPQQRAPETLLLQLQKAAEAHDILRIKGFIGIDGKPLRLLIQGVGRRFRHQYDRPWDKSEDRSGRIVVIGRSGFDKSGIAAMIVGDQAQDTVR from the coding sequence ATGAACATTTTGGCAGAGAAGATTCCAACGACGGTCATCACCGGCTTTTTAGGGGCTGGAAAGACAACGCTCGTGCGGCATTTGCTTGAGAATGCAGGGGGCCGACGCCTAGCGCTTATCGTGAATGAGTTTGGTACCGTTGGAGTGGATGGCGAAATCCTTCGGGGCTGCGGCATCACCTCATGCCCGGAGGAAAACATCGTCGAGCTATCTAACGGCTGTCTGTGTTGCACGGTGGCGGATGAGTTTTTGCCAACGATGGAAGCATTGCTGAACCGGTCGGAGCCCCCTGAGCATATTTTGATCGAAACATCGGGTCTCGCATTGCCCAAGCCGCTTCTCAAGGCGTTTGATTGGCCGACCGTGCGGTCTCGGATAACCGTTGACGGTGTTATTGCCGTCGTCGACGGACCCGCAGTAGCTGAGGGACGGTTTGCCGATGACCCCGAAGCCATCGCGCTGCAACGTCAGGCCGATGACAGCCTCGATCACGACAATCCTCTGGAAGAGGTCTATGAAGACCAGATCAACGCAGCGGATCTCATCATCATCAACAAGATTGACTTGATGGACGAAGCCACGCTGTCCCGGGTTAAGAGTGAAATCGCGTCGGCTACTCCGCGCGCAATCAAGATCCTGACGACAACGGAATCAAAGGTAGATGTGGCCATTCTCCTCGGCATGGGTGCCGGTGTGGAGGACGACTTGGCCGCCCGACCCTCTCATCACGACGGGCTCGATGATCATGAGCATGATGATTTTGATAGTTTTATTCTGACAGTTCCTCAGCAGCGCGCTCCCGAGACCCTTCTTCTTCAACTTCAGAAGGCGGCTGAAGCTCATGATATCCTCAGAATAAAGGGCTTCATCGGGATAGACGGTAAACCGCTTCGCCTTCTCATTCAGGGGGTGGGCCGCCGCTTCCGTCATCAATACGATCGCCCTTGGGATAAGTCCGAAGACCGATCAGGAAGAATAGTAGTTATCGGTCGCTCTGGTTTCGACAAGTCAGGCATAGCGGCGATGATCGTCGGTGACCAAGCGCAAGACACGGTTCGATAA